The Bernardetia sp. ABR2-2B DNA window GTCATTCCTTTACTAACTTCTCTATATCCCATCGCCCAACTTTCACTATCTTTATTGAATGCTTGAAAGGCTTCTTTCCAAGAATTTGAAGTGGCTTTTATATCAGAGTATCCACCTCCATAATGATGCATAAAATAACATCTCAAATAATCTGATTTATGAACATGTGATAGATACGGATAAGCTTTATGTAAAGGAAAATCAGAAAGTATATAATCATCTAAATTATGAATGGTAATGAGTTTTACTTCCACACCACAATTTTCTTTTAGAGAAGTAAACGCCTTTTTTCGATTCTCAGACATTTCATTTTCTCCTGTCCAAAAACAATAAATAATAGGCTTTACATTTTCAATTTTGATAGTTGGTAGATGAATAGAGTTATTCAAAAATGATTTTTTATATCTTCCTTTCCTAAAATAATAAGGTTGAATATACCATCTTAGTCTTCTTGAGGCTACTCTTGCTCTTCGATATTGTTCTTTTATAAAAGATTTTATTTCCACTTCTAAGCTAGTTCGATTAATAATTTATGAGTATGCTTTATTGATTATGATATACATAATATATAAAAAGCCACTTACAAAATGAGCAAAAAATATAGCTCCTACTACTATATCTTTTGTTTCTATTTGTCTTGAAAAGATTTTTTTAAGGAAATGCGTCAAGAAAACAAGCATCATTATATAATTACACATAACTACTTGCCATAAAAAATTACCATCTCTATTATAATCTCCATTTGCTATTTCTGCAAAAAGAATCAGAATAGACAAGGCAGTCAGAACAAAAAACAAAGATAATAATTGTAGTTTAGAATATTTTTTATAAACTATTCCGTAGATAATTGGAAAAGTATAAATTCCTAAAAAGGCAAATAAGAACTTGAAATAAGTAACAAAGTCAGTTGCTCTCATCTGTGCATTCCAGCCTTGGAAAAGAGCTATTGTTATTCCTCCATTATTTTTTTGAGCATACTGTCCTCCTAACTCATTACTAAAAAGATGCAAAGATTGAGTAGCCAAAAGCAATAGGGGAACGATTACGGCAGGAAGAGCATACCAAAACTCTCTGTTCAATCTATACTTATATGCAATACATAAAAAGTAAATGGGAGAGAAGCATAAAGTAAAATTAGGCTTTATAAAAAAACACACAATGGCTAATAGATTAATGTATTTTGTGTAATTTTCCTTCTCTAAAAATATTTTCTTGTATGCTAAATAAAAAAGTAGTGTACTGAAAGGAAGCATAAAAATTGTGGTAGAATTATGCCACGTGTTGGGCATCAATTCTGCAAGATAAAAATATACGTGCTGCCTATACAAAATACTATTCAAAGGGATGTGCATGACAAACGTAAGTAGAAATGCAAACACTTTGATTGTAGTTTCTCTTTCTGAAATGTCTACTTTTTGTTGCCTCAAACAATCTGTAATAATATATCTGCTTACACTATATTTAGCTGCCCACATAATGGAAAGGACTACTGCCGAAGCAATATATAAAATTACTATACTTTTTTGAAGACCTGCAAATATAGCTACCGTTCCAAAGTACAAGAAATTCATAGGCATTGCCTCAAAACCTTGTTCTAGCCACTTCAATACAAATTCAGCGTGTACTCTTACGTCTGTCCACATAGTTCCACCCAAACGAGGATGTAACATATAGACATACACCATAAAGGAGAGAGCCAAAACGATATAGAATGTTTTGTCTTTCGCTACGAAGTTAATGATAGATTTCATTATTTAATCAACTACAAATTATTTTTTGTCCTAAAACTCTTTTACCAAAGTTACTTTCTCAGTCAGTTCAAGCACTCTATTTACTTGCTGCTCAAATTCCAAATCTGTAGTATCTATTTCAATAGCATCATCAGCTTTTCTAAGTGGACTTTCTTCTCTAGTAGAATCTATAAAATCTCTTTTCTCAAGATTAGTAATAATCTCTGAAAGCTCTACACTTTGCCCTAAACGCTCCAGTTCTTTTTGACGGCGCAATGCTCTAACAGGCACTTGTGCAGTCATAAATACTTTGAGTTCTGCGTTAGGAAAAACGACTGTTCCGATGTCTCTTCCATCCATTACAATTCTCTTTTTTTCTCCCATCAAACGCTGCTGTGCTACCAAAAAATGACGTACTTCAGCAATCGTACTTACTTCGCTTACTCGTTCTGAAATATGCATCTGACGAATAAGTGATTCTACATTTTCTCCATTCAAATAAATATGGCTACTTTTGGTTTCCTCATCAAACTTAAACTCTAATAAAATAGAAGTAAGTGCTTTTCTAACTTGTCCTTTGCTAAAATGATCTACCTTATGGCGATAGAAATAGAGCGTTACGGCTCTATACATAGCCCCAGTATCGATATAGGCATAACTCAAGCGAGAAGCAACAGCTTTTGCCGTGCTGCTTTTCCCACAACCTGAATAGCCATCAATAGCAATAATGATATTTTTGGTTTCTATATTTTGATGAGATTGATTCATAGCATTTGATATTTTTTCAAAAAATAATGTGTCGCAAAGGTACAAAACTTATAGAAATAATTTTATGCTGCTCTCAAAACAAAACTCTTTTGTTAGTTTTAGTTTAATAGATGTAATTTTGTTGTATCCTATTCAAGTAAAAAATAATTACGGATTTAAAATGATGAACACCAACAAACTCAAAAAGATGACTTTATTGAAAAATACACTAGTTATTTTCGCTTTACTTTTCTTATTTAGTTGTACAGCAAATCAAGGAGATTATACGATTCCTACAGATGCTTATATTGTAGCGAAATTTGTAGTTTTAGATGAAAAACTAAGTCCAAAAAATCAAAATTGTGTCGCAGAAATTAATAATTTTAAAAAATTTGATTTTCATAAACATTGCTCTTTTTTGCTAGAAGAAATGGAATTTGATATAGATGAACAATATATTTTTGATAAAAGTGGAGAGTTAATTGGTTATTTAGATTATAAATCAGAAGGTGCAATTATTTATTCATGGGAAAATTCTGAAAATTTATCTGATTGGGATTCACTTTACCAAAATAATAAACATAGTTTTTTAGAAGATAAAAAATATATTATTGATAGTTCTGATACTTTAGAAATTGAGCGTATTTTTTCAGATGAAAAACTAATTTTTACAAAAAGAACACAAAAACAAATTGAAGATAGTAGAAGAGTAATTTATCAATATGAATAAAATTTGATTATCCCTTTCCCACCAAAAAATTGTAATTTTAACGTAAACTCGGGATTATACCTACTGACTGTCAAATAGTTAGCCTGTTCTTTTTAATCTTCGATGCTGTCCTTTCGGGCTGACCTTGATTAAAAATAGGTCAGTCTCGTTAGAGCAGACCGAAAGTAGCTTTCCTTGTAGATAGAGAGATATTTCAGACTGTTTTTAATACCGAGTTCACGTTAATTTTAGATAAGACAAAAATTATATGAAAATTAAAAAGGAATTATAAATAATTTCAAACATTCTCAACGTAAAGCCTAATCCTTACGTTCTACTTATACACAGTAAAAAGAAATTTATCCTAACTAAAAACTAAGCTACAAATCTCTGTATGCCCTCTCAAAACCATTCACGTAACTCTAATAATTCACGAAGAAGAAGAAGAAAAAAAGATTCTTGGCGTAGGCGAAATACAAGACGTACATTTCGTTTTATCAATAGTATCGTTTTGGTAGTTTCTTGTATTGCATATTTGTCTGTTCTTGTTTCTCCTGAATACTTTTGGTTTGCAGGTTTTGTTTCAATGTCAATTCCTTTTTGTTTGATAGCTAATATTTTTTTTGTTTTTCTGTGGTGGTGGCGCAAACGATGGTATGCACTTTATTCTTTGTTTATTTTATTGCTTGGTTTTCCTTTTTTTCTAGCCAGTATAAGTTTGGGAGGAATTTGGAATGAAAATATTGAAAACGACAAAAATTACTTATCAGTTTTGTCTTATAATGTAAGAGAGTTTGATATTTATCAAAGGCAGAAAGATGACTATACAGTTACCAAAAACACTATTAAGTGGATAAAAAACGATACTTCAGATGTAAAATGTATTCAAGATTTTTATAACTCTGAAAGCGCAAAAATATTTAATACAAGGGAAAAGTTATCAGAACAAGATTCAGAAACTCCTTATAATTTTCATGTTCGCTATACATCTGCAAATCATCGTAAAGGTCAGTTTGGAATCGCCATTTTTTCGAAATATCCATTTATTAATAAAGGAGAAGTTACTTTTAAAGTAAAGACAGATAATGGTGCTATTTTCGCTGATATCGTAAAAGGAAAAGATACAATCAGAATTTATAATATTCATTTGGAATCAATGAGCATTAATCAAAACGAACTACAACTCATTGACCAGCCCGAGCAAACTTTTTGGTATGCAGGAAAACGCCTTAAAAGAGGATTTGCGATGAGAGCTGGGCAAGTACAGACAATTGCAGAACACATAAAAACAAGTCCTTATCCTGTTATTTTGTGTGGAGATTTGAATGATTTGCCCTATAGTTATACCTATTTCAAACTTCGCAGAAACCTAAAAAACGCATTTGAAAGCAAAGGATTAGGAACAGGATTTACATTTAATGGAAAACTATTTTTTCTTAGAATAGATAATCAGTTTTATGATAACGAAAATTTAGATTGTATTTATTTCAATACACATAGAGAAGTTCCCTTTTCAGACCATTACCCTGTTCGTGCAGTTTATGAAATAGAATAAAA harbors:
- a CDS encoding capsular polysaccharide synthesis protein — encoded protein: MEIKSFIKEQYRRARVASRRLRWYIQPYYFRKGRYKKSFLNNSIHLPTIKIENVKPIIYCFWTGENEMSENRKKAFTSLKENCGVEVKLITIHNLDDYILSDFPLHKAYPYLSHVHKSDYLRCYFMHHYGGGYSDIKATSNSWKEAFQAFNKDSESWAMGYREVSKGMTAQLLGTIGIDIRENYSLLIGNCAYIFRPATYFTQEWYNELHKRLDGFYENLKQNKGNIMGDNEGYPIEWTEILGDIFHPLCLKYHNKLVYTELLLPDFSNYR
- the cmk gene encoding (d)CMP kinase, yielding MNQSHQNIETKNIIIAIDGYSGCGKSSTAKAVASRLSYAYIDTGAMYRAVTLYFYRHKVDHFSKGQVRKALTSILLEFKFDEETKSSHIYLNGENVESLIRQMHISERVSEVSTIAEVRHFLVAQQRLMGEKKRIVMDGRDIGTVVFPNAELKVFMTAQVPVRALRRQKELERLGQSVELSEIITNLEKRDFIDSTREESPLRKADDAIEIDTTDLEFEQQVNRVLELTEKVTLVKEF
- a CDS encoding endonuclease/exonuclease/phosphatase family protein; translation: MPSQNHSRNSNNSRRRRRKKDSWRRRNTRRTFRFINSIVLVVSCIAYLSVLVSPEYFWFAGFVSMSIPFCLIANIFFVFLWWWRKRWYALYSLFILLLGFPFFLASISLGGIWNENIENDKNYLSVLSYNVREFDIYQRQKDDYTVTKNTIKWIKNDTSDVKCIQDFYNSESAKIFNTREKLSEQDSETPYNFHVRYTSANHRKGQFGIAIFSKYPFINKGEVTFKVKTDNGAIFADIVKGKDTIRIYNIHLESMSINQNELQLIDQPEQTFWYAGKRLKRGFAMRAGQVQTIAEHIKTSPYPVILCGDLNDLPYSYTYFKLRRNLKNAFESKGLGTGFTFNGKLFFLRIDNQFYDNENLDCIYFNTHREVPFSDHYPVRAVYEIE